One region of Solanum pennellii chromosome 6, SPENNV200 genomic DNA includes:
- the LOC107023120 gene encoding transcriptional corepressor LEUNIG isoform X1 — MSQTNWEADKMLDVYIHDYLVKRDLKASAQAFQAEGKVSSDPVAIDAPGGFLFEWWSVFWDIFIARTNEKHSEVAASYIETQIMKAREQQQQQQQSQQPQHLQQQQQQQQQQQQQQQLQMQQILLQRQQQQQQQQQHQQQQQQQQQQQQQAQQQQQRRDGNHLLNGTTNGIGGSDSLLRQNTGTANALATKMYEERLDDAAMKQRFSENVNQLLDPNHASVLKSAAAASAGQPSGQMLHGTAGSMSPQVQARSQQLPGSTPDIKTEINPMLNPRAAGPEGSLIGIPGSNQAGNNLTLKGWPLTGYDQLRSSGLLQQPKSFMQGSQPFHQLQMLSPQHQQQLILAQQNLTSTSANDVESRRLRMLLSNRNSSMGKDGLSNSVGDVVPNMSSPSQGPCPVLPRGDQDILLKLRMAQFQQQQQQQQQQHSGNPQQSQQQQLPQHSLSGQQPQSSNHSLQQDKIMGSGTGDGSMSNSFRGNDQASKNQTGRKRKHPVSSSGPANSSGTANTAGPSPSSAPSTPSTHTPGDVISMPVLQHSGSSSKPLMMFGADNNGTLTSPSNQLWDDKDFVQADMDRFEVDGSLEDNVESFLSQDEVDPRDAVGRGMDVSKVAGFSFNEVNAVRASSSKVVCCHFSSDGKLLASGGHDKKAVLWYTDTLKQKTTLEEHSSLITDVRFSPSMARLATSSFDKTVRVWDADNPGYSLRTFTGHSAGVMSLDFHPNKEDLICSCDGDGEIRYWSINNGSCTRVFKGGTAQVRFQPRIGRYLAAAAENVVSILDVETQACRHSLKGHTKPIHSVCWDPSGELLASVSEDSVRVWTLRSGSEGDCLHELSSNGNKFHSCVFHPAYSSLLVIGCYQSLELWNMNENKTMTLTGHEGLIASLAVSGVAGLVASASHDKFVKLWK, encoded by the exons ATGTCTCAGACCAACTGGGAAGCGGATAAAAT GTTAGATGTCTATATTCATGATTATTTAGTGAAAAGGGATCTAAAGGCTTCTGCTCAGGCCTTTCAAGCTGAAGGGAAAGTGTCATCTGACCCTGTTG CTATTGATGCTCCTGGTGGTTTTCTATTTGAATGGTGGTCTGTATTTTGGGACATATTCATCGCAAGGACCAATGAGAAGCACTCGGAAGTTGCTGCCTCTTATATCGAG ACACAAATAATGAAGGCAAGggagcagcagcaacaacaacagcaatcTCAACAGCCTCAACATCTGcagcagcaacagcaacaacagcagcagcagcagcaacaacaacaattgcAGATGCAGCAGATTTTATTGCAGAGgcagcaacagcagcagcagcagcagcaacaccaacagcagcaacagcagcagcagcagcagcagcagcaagcacagcagcaacaacagcgTAGAGATGGTAACCACCTCTTGAACGGCACAACTAATGGGATTGGTGGAAGCGACTCTCTCCTGAGACAGAATACTGGAACTGCAAATGCATTGGCTACAAAGATGTACGAGGAAAGATTAGACGATGCAGCTATGAAG CAAAGGTTTAGTGAGAATGTCAATCAGCTTTTAGATCCAAATCATGCATCTGTGCTGAAATCTGCAGCAGCAGCATCAGCTGGGCAGCCCTCAGG GCAAATGCTGCATGGTACTGCTGGTAGCATGTCCCCACAGGTTCAGGCACGTAGTCAGCAACTTCCAGGGTCTACACCA GACATAAAGACTGAAATCAATCCGATGCTTAATCCCCGAGCTGCAGGTCCCGAAGGTTCCTTGATTGGAATACCTG GATCAAATCAAGCTGGCAACAATTTGACTTTGAAAGGATGGCCCCTCACT GGCTATGATCAGCTGAGGTCGTCAGGGCTTCTCCAGCAGCCAAAGTCTTTTATGCAGGGTTCGCAGCCCTTCCATCAACTGCAAATGCTATCACCACAACACCAGCAACAACTTATCTTAGCACAGCAGAATTTGACTTCAACATCTGCTAACGACGTCGAAAGCAGAAGGCTACGGATGCTCCTTAGTAATCGGAACTCTAGTATGGGCAAGGATGGCCTTTCAAATTCTGTTGGTGATGTTGTCCCAAATATGAGTTCACCTTCACAGGGTCCTTGCCCTGTTTTGCCCCGTGGAGATCAAGATATTTTGCTTAAG TTGAGGATGGCCCAATttcagcagcagcagcagcaacaacaacaacagcataGTGGTAATCCACAGCAGTCGCAACAGCAGCAGCTTCCTCAGCACTCACTTTCTGGTCAGCAACCACAGAGTTCAAATCACAGTCTACAACAGGATAAAATTATGGGTAGTGGCACAGGAGATGGAAGCATGTCAAATTCTTTTCGTGGAAATGATCAG GCTTCAAAAAACCAGACTGGGAGGAAAAGAAAACACCCTGTTTCATCTTCGGGACCCGCCAACAGCTCAGGAACTGCAAACACCGCTGGACCTTCCCCAAGTTCTGCTCCTTCAACGCCATCAACTCACACACCTGGAGATGTGATTTCAATGCCTGTCTTACAACATAGTGGAAGTTCTTCAAAGCCATTGATGATGTTTGGAGCAGATAATAATGGCACTCTCACGTCGCCATCAAATCAATTG TGGGATGACAAAGATTTTGTGCAGGCTGATATGGATCGTTTTGAGGTTGATGGTTCTCTTGAAGATAATGTTGAATCGTTTTTATCTCAAGACGAGGTGGACCCTCGAGATGCAGTTGGTCGTGGTATGGATGTTAGTAAAG TTGCAGGCTTCTCATTTAATGAAGTGAATGCTGTTCGGGCTAGTAGCAGTAAAGTTGTTTGTTGTCATTTCTCCTCTGATGGAAAATTGCTAGCTAGTGGTGGCCATGACAAAAAG GCTGTTTTATGGTATACTGATACcttaaaacaaaaaacaacACTTGAAGAGCACTCATCACTCATTACTGATGTTCGTTTCAGTCCAAGCATGGCAAGACTTGCAACATCTTCTTTTGACAAAACTGTCAGAGTTTGGGATGCGGACAAT CCGGGCTACTCACTTCGGACTTTCACTGGGCATTCTGCTGGTGTAATGTCACTTGACTTCCATCCTAATAAAGAAGATCTCATCTGTTCttgtgatggtgatggtgaaaTAAGATACTGGAGTATTAACAATGGTAGCTGCACAAGGGTGTTCAAG GGTGGGACGGCTCAGGTGAGATTCCAGCCTCGCATTGGTAGATATCTCGCTGCTGCTGCCGAGAACGTTGTATCAATACTTGATGTGGAGACACAAGCTTGTCGGCATTCGTTAAAG GGCCACACAAAACCAATCCATTCTGTCTGCTGGGATCCCTCAGGCGAGCTCCTGGCATCTGTTAGTGAAGACTCTGTCAGGGTTTGGACATTGAGATCGGGTAGTGAAGGTGACTGTCTACATGAGCTTAGTTCAAACGGCAACAAATTCCACTCGTGTGTTTTCCACCCTGCATACTCGTCATTGCTAGTTATCGGCTGTTACCAG TCTTTGGAGCTATGGAACATGAATGAGAACAAGACAATGACTCTCACAGGCCATGAAGGATTAATTGCTTCCTTGGCTGTATCGGGAGTCGCAGGTTTGGTTGCTTCAGCTAGTCATGACAAGTTTGTTAAGCTCTGGAAGTAA
- the LOC107023120 gene encoding transcriptional corepressor LEUNIG isoform X4 produces the protein MSQTNWEADKMLDVYIHDYLVKRDLKASAQAFQAEGKVSSDPVAIDAPGGFLFEWWSVFWDIFIARTNEKHSEVAASYIETQIMKAREQQQQQQQSQQPQHLQQQQQQQQQQQQQQQLQMQQILLQRQQQQQQQQQHQQQQQQQQQQQQQAQQQQQRRDGNHLLNGTTNGIGGSDSLLRQNTGTANALATKMYEERLDDAAMKQRFSENVNQLLDPNHASVLKSAAAASAGQPSGQMLHGTAGSMSPQVQARSQQLPGSTPDIKTEINPMLNPRAAGPEGSLIGIPGSNQAGNNLTLKGWPLTGYDQLRSSGLLQQPKSFMQGSQPFHQLQMLSPQHQQQLILAQQNLTSTSANDVESRRLRMLLSNRNSSMGKDGLSNSVGDVVPNMSSPSQGPCPVLPRGDQDILLKLRMAQFQQQQQQQQQQHSGNPQQSQQQQLPQHSLSGQQPQSSNHSLQQDKIMGSGTGDGSMSNSFRGNDQASKNQTGRKRKHPVSSSGPANSSGTANTAGPSPSSAPSTPSTHTPGDVISMPVLQHSGSSSKPLMMFGADNNGTLTSPSNQLADMDRFEVDGSLEDNVESFLSQDEVDPRDAVGRGMDVSKVAGFSFNEVNAVRASSSKVVCCHFSSDGKLLASGGHDKKAVLWYTDTLKQKTTLEEHSSLITDVRFSPSMARLATSSFDKTVRVWDADNPGYSLRTFTGHSAGVMSLDFHPNKEDLICSCDGDGEIRYWSINNGSCTRVFKGGTAQVRFQPRIGRYLAAAAENVVSILDVETQACRHSLKGHTKPIHSVCWDPSGELLASVSEDSVRVWTLRSGSEGDCLHELSSNGNKFHSCVFHPAYSSLLVIGCYQSLELWNMNENKTMTLTGHEGLIASLAVSGVAGLVASASHDKFVKLWK, from the exons ATGTCTCAGACCAACTGGGAAGCGGATAAAAT GTTAGATGTCTATATTCATGATTATTTAGTGAAAAGGGATCTAAAGGCTTCTGCTCAGGCCTTTCAAGCTGAAGGGAAAGTGTCATCTGACCCTGTTG CTATTGATGCTCCTGGTGGTTTTCTATTTGAATGGTGGTCTGTATTTTGGGACATATTCATCGCAAGGACCAATGAGAAGCACTCGGAAGTTGCTGCCTCTTATATCGAG ACACAAATAATGAAGGCAAGggagcagcagcaacaacaacagcaatcTCAACAGCCTCAACATCTGcagcagcaacagcaacaacagcagcagcagcagcaacaacaacaattgcAGATGCAGCAGATTTTATTGCAGAGgcagcaacagcagcagcagcagcagcaacaccaacagcagcaacagcagcagcagcagcagcagcagcaagcacagcagcaacaacagcgTAGAGATGGTAACCACCTCTTGAACGGCACAACTAATGGGATTGGTGGAAGCGACTCTCTCCTGAGACAGAATACTGGAACTGCAAATGCATTGGCTACAAAGATGTACGAGGAAAGATTAGACGATGCAGCTATGAAG CAAAGGTTTAGTGAGAATGTCAATCAGCTTTTAGATCCAAATCATGCATCTGTGCTGAAATCTGCAGCAGCAGCATCAGCTGGGCAGCCCTCAGG GCAAATGCTGCATGGTACTGCTGGTAGCATGTCCCCACAGGTTCAGGCACGTAGTCAGCAACTTCCAGGGTCTACACCA GACATAAAGACTGAAATCAATCCGATGCTTAATCCCCGAGCTGCAGGTCCCGAAGGTTCCTTGATTGGAATACCTG GATCAAATCAAGCTGGCAACAATTTGACTTTGAAAGGATGGCCCCTCACT GGCTATGATCAGCTGAGGTCGTCAGGGCTTCTCCAGCAGCCAAAGTCTTTTATGCAGGGTTCGCAGCCCTTCCATCAACTGCAAATGCTATCACCACAACACCAGCAACAACTTATCTTAGCACAGCAGAATTTGACTTCAACATCTGCTAACGACGTCGAAAGCAGAAGGCTACGGATGCTCCTTAGTAATCGGAACTCTAGTATGGGCAAGGATGGCCTTTCAAATTCTGTTGGTGATGTTGTCCCAAATATGAGTTCACCTTCACAGGGTCCTTGCCCTGTTTTGCCCCGTGGAGATCAAGATATTTTGCTTAAG TTGAGGATGGCCCAATttcagcagcagcagcagcaacaacaacaacagcataGTGGTAATCCACAGCAGTCGCAACAGCAGCAGCTTCCTCAGCACTCACTTTCTGGTCAGCAACCACAGAGTTCAAATCACAGTCTACAACAGGATAAAATTATGGGTAGTGGCACAGGAGATGGAAGCATGTCAAATTCTTTTCGTGGAAATGATCAG GCTTCAAAAAACCAGACTGGGAGGAAAAGAAAACACCCTGTTTCATCTTCGGGACCCGCCAACAGCTCAGGAACTGCAAACACCGCTGGACCTTCCCCAAGTTCTGCTCCTTCAACGCCATCAACTCACACACCTGGAGATGTGATTTCAATGCCTGTCTTACAACATAGTGGAAGTTCTTCAAAGCCATTGATGATGTTTGGAGCAGATAATAATGGCACTCTCACGTCGCCATCAAATCAATTG GCTGATATGGATCGTTTTGAGGTTGATGGTTCTCTTGAAGATAATGTTGAATCGTTTTTATCTCAAGACGAGGTGGACCCTCGAGATGCAGTTGGTCGTGGTATGGATGTTAGTAAAG TTGCAGGCTTCTCATTTAATGAAGTGAATGCTGTTCGGGCTAGTAGCAGTAAAGTTGTTTGTTGTCATTTCTCCTCTGATGGAAAATTGCTAGCTAGTGGTGGCCATGACAAAAAG GCTGTTTTATGGTATACTGATACcttaaaacaaaaaacaacACTTGAAGAGCACTCATCACTCATTACTGATGTTCGTTTCAGTCCAAGCATGGCAAGACTTGCAACATCTTCTTTTGACAAAACTGTCAGAGTTTGGGATGCGGACAAT CCGGGCTACTCACTTCGGACTTTCACTGGGCATTCTGCTGGTGTAATGTCACTTGACTTCCATCCTAATAAAGAAGATCTCATCTGTTCttgtgatggtgatggtgaaaTAAGATACTGGAGTATTAACAATGGTAGCTGCACAAGGGTGTTCAAG GGTGGGACGGCTCAGGTGAGATTCCAGCCTCGCATTGGTAGATATCTCGCTGCTGCTGCCGAGAACGTTGTATCAATACTTGATGTGGAGACACAAGCTTGTCGGCATTCGTTAAAG GGCCACACAAAACCAATCCATTCTGTCTGCTGGGATCCCTCAGGCGAGCTCCTGGCATCTGTTAGTGAAGACTCTGTCAGGGTTTGGACATTGAGATCGGGTAGTGAAGGTGACTGTCTACATGAGCTTAGTTCAAACGGCAACAAATTCCACTCGTGTGTTTTCCACCCTGCATACTCGTCATTGCTAGTTATCGGCTGTTACCAG TCTTTGGAGCTATGGAACATGAATGAGAACAAGACAATGACTCTCACAGGCCATGAAGGATTAATTGCTTCCTTGGCTGTATCGGGAGTCGCAGGTTTGGTTGCTTCAGCTAGTCATGACAAGTTTGTTAAGCTCTGGAAGTAA
- the LOC107023120 gene encoding transcriptional corepressor LEUNIG isoform X5 codes for MSQTNWEADKMLDVYIHDYLVKRDLKASAQAFQAEGKVSSDPVAIDAPGGFLFEWWSVFWDIFIARTNEKHSEVAASYIETQIMKAREQQQQQQQSQQPQHLQQQQQQQQQQQQQQQLQMQQILLQRQQQQQQQQQHQQQQQQQQQQQQQAQQQQQRRDGNHLLNGTTNGIGGSDSLLRQNTGTANALATKMYEERLDDAAMKQRFSENVNQLLDPNHASVLKSAAAASAGQPSGQMLHGTAGSMSPQVQARSQQLPGSTPDIKTEINPMLNPRAAGPEGSLIGIPGSNQAGNNLTLKGWPLTGYDQLRSSGLLQQPKSFMQGSQPFHQLQMLSPQHQQQLILAQQNLTSTSANDVESRRLRMLLSNRNSSMGKDGLSNSVGDVVPNMSSPSQGPCPVLPRGDQDILLKLRMAQFQQQQQQQQQQHSGNPQQSQQQQLPQHSLSGQQPQSSNHSLQQDKIMGSGTGDGSMSNSFRGNDQASKNQTGRKRKHPVSSSGPANSSGTANTAGPSPSSAPSTPSTHTPGDVISMPVLQHSGSSSKPLMMFGADNNGTLTSPSNQLADMDRFEVDGSLEDNVESFLSQDEVDPRDAVGRGMDVSKGFSFNEVNAVRASSSKVVCCHFSSDGKLLASGGHDKKAVLWYTDTLKQKTTLEEHSSLITDVRFSPSMARLATSSFDKTVRVWDADNPGYSLRTFTGHSAGVMSLDFHPNKEDLICSCDGDGEIRYWSINNGSCTRVFKGGTAQVRFQPRIGRYLAAAAENVVSILDVETQACRHSLKGHTKPIHSVCWDPSGELLASVSEDSVRVWTLRSGSEGDCLHELSSNGNKFHSCVFHPAYSSLLVIGCYQSLELWNMNENKTMTLTGHEGLIASLAVSGVAGLVASASHDKFVKLWK; via the exons ATGTCTCAGACCAACTGGGAAGCGGATAAAAT GTTAGATGTCTATATTCATGATTATTTAGTGAAAAGGGATCTAAAGGCTTCTGCTCAGGCCTTTCAAGCTGAAGGGAAAGTGTCATCTGACCCTGTTG CTATTGATGCTCCTGGTGGTTTTCTATTTGAATGGTGGTCTGTATTTTGGGACATATTCATCGCAAGGACCAATGAGAAGCACTCGGAAGTTGCTGCCTCTTATATCGAG ACACAAATAATGAAGGCAAGggagcagcagcaacaacaacagcaatcTCAACAGCCTCAACATCTGcagcagcaacagcaacaacagcagcagcagcagcaacaacaacaattgcAGATGCAGCAGATTTTATTGCAGAGgcagcaacagcagcagcagcagcagcaacaccaacagcagcaacagcagcagcagcagcagcagcagcaagcacagcagcaacaacagcgTAGAGATGGTAACCACCTCTTGAACGGCACAACTAATGGGATTGGTGGAAGCGACTCTCTCCTGAGACAGAATACTGGAACTGCAAATGCATTGGCTACAAAGATGTACGAGGAAAGATTAGACGATGCAGCTATGAAG CAAAGGTTTAGTGAGAATGTCAATCAGCTTTTAGATCCAAATCATGCATCTGTGCTGAAATCTGCAGCAGCAGCATCAGCTGGGCAGCCCTCAGG GCAAATGCTGCATGGTACTGCTGGTAGCATGTCCCCACAGGTTCAGGCACGTAGTCAGCAACTTCCAGGGTCTACACCA GACATAAAGACTGAAATCAATCCGATGCTTAATCCCCGAGCTGCAGGTCCCGAAGGTTCCTTGATTGGAATACCTG GATCAAATCAAGCTGGCAACAATTTGACTTTGAAAGGATGGCCCCTCACT GGCTATGATCAGCTGAGGTCGTCAGGGCTTCTCCAGCAGCCAAAGTCTTTTATGCAGGGTTCGCAGCCCTTCCATCAACTGCAAATGCTATCACCACAACACCAGCAACAACTTATCTTAGCACAGCAGAATTTGACTTCAACATCTGCTAACGACGTCGAAAGCAGAAGGCTACGGATGCTCCTTAGTAATCGGAACTCTAGTATGGGCAAGGATGGCCTTTCAAATTCTGTTGGTGATGTTGTCCCAAATATGAGTTCACCTTCACAGGGTCCTTGCCCTGTTTTGCCCCGTGGAGATCAAGATATTTTGCTTAAG TTGAGGATGGCCCAATttcagcagcagcagcagcaacaacaacaacagcataGTGGTAATCCACAGCAGTCGCAACAGCAGCAGCTTCCTCAGCACTCACTTTCTGGTCAGCAACCACAGAGTTCAAATCACAGTCTACAACAGGATAAAATTATGGGTAGTGGCACAGGAGATGGAAGCATGTCAAATTCTTTTCGTGGAAATGATCAG GCTTCAAAAAACCAGACTGGGAGGAAAAGAAAACACCCTGTTTCATCTTCGGGACCCGCCAACAGCTCAGGAACTGCAAACACCGCTGGACCTTCCCCAAGTTCTGCTCCTTCAACGCCATCAACTCACACACCTGGAGATGTGATTTCAATGCCTGTCTTACAACATAGTGGAAGTTCTTCAAAGCCATTGATGATGTTTGGAGCAGATAATAATGGCACTCTCACGTCGCCATCAAATCAATTG GCTGATATGGATCGTTTTGAGGTTGATGGTTCTCTTGAAGATAATGTTGAATCGTTTTTATCTCAAGACGAGGTGGACCCTCGAGATGCAGTTGGTCGTGGTATGGATGTTAGTAAAG GCTTCTCATTTAATGAAGTGAATGCTGTTCGGGCTAGTAGCAGTAAAGTTGTTTGTTGTCATTTCTCCTCTGATGGAAAATTGCTAGCTAGTGGTGGCCATGACAAAAAG GCTGTTTTATGGTATACTGATACcttaaaacaaaaaacaacACTTGAAGAGCACTCATCACTCATTACTGATGTTCGTTTCAGTCCAAGCATGGCAAGACTTGCAACATCTTCTTTTGACAAAACTGTCAGAGTTTGGGATGCGGACAAT CCGGGCTACTCACTTCGGACTTTCACTGGGCATTCTGCTGGTGTAATGTCACTTGACTTCCATCCTAATAAAGAAGATCTCATCTGTTCttgtgatggtgatggtgaaaTAAGATACTGGAGTATTAACAATGGTAGCTGCACAAGGGTGTTCAAG GGTGGGACGGCTCAGGTGAGATTCCAGCCTCGCATTGGTAGATATCTCGCTGCTGCTGCCGAGAACGTTGTATCAATACTTGATGTGGAGACACAAGCTTGTCGGCATTCGTTAAAG GGCCACACAAAACCAATCCATTCTGTCTGCTGGGATCCCTCAGGCGAGCTCCTGGCATCTGTTAGTGAAGACTCTGTCAGGGTTTGGACATTGAGATCGGGTAGTGAAGGTGACTGTCTACATGAGCTTAGTTCAAACGGCAACAAATTCCACTCGTGTGTTTTCCACCCTGCATACTCGTCATTGCTAGTTATCGGCTGTTACCAG TCTTTGGAGCTATGGAACATGAATGAGAACAAGACAATGACTCTCACAGGCCATGAAGGATTAATTGCTTCCTTGGCTGTATCGGGAGTCGCAGGTTTGGTTGCTTCAGCTAGTCATGACAAGTTTGTTAAGCTCTGGAAGTAA
- the LOC107023120 gene encoding transcriptional corepressor LEUNIG isoform X3, with translation MSQTNWEADKMLDVYIHDYLVKRDLKASAQAFQAEGKVSSDPVAIDAPGGFLFEWWSVFWDIFIARTNEKHSEVAASYIETQIMKAREQQQQQQQSQQPQHLQQQQQQQQQQQQQQQLQMQQILLQRQQQQQQQQQHQQQQQQQQQQQQQAQQQQQRRDGNHLLNGTTNGIGGSDSLLRQNTGTANALATKMYEERLDDAAMKQRFSENVNQLLDPNHASVLKSAAAASAGQPSGQMLHGTAGSMSPQVQARSQQLPGSTPDIKTEINPMLNPRAAGPEGSLIGIPGSNQAGNNLTLKGWPLTGYDQLRSSGLLQQPKSFMQGSQPFHQLQMLSPQHQQQLILAQQNLTSTSANDVESRRLRMLLSNRNSSMGKDGLSNSVGDVVPNMSSPSQGPCPVLPRGDQDILLKLRMAQFQQQQQQQQQQHSGNPQQSQQQQLPQHSLSGQQPQSSNHSLQQDKIMGSGTGDGSMSNSFRGNDQTGRKRKHPVSSSGPANSSGTANTAGPSPSSAPSTPSTHTPGDVISMPVLQHSGSSSKPLMMFGADNNGTLTSPSNQLWDDKDFVQADMDRFEVDGSLEDNVESFLSQDEVDPRDAVGRGMDVSKVAGFSFNEVNAVRASSSKVVCCHFSSDGKLLASGGHDKKAVLWYTDTLKQKTTLEEHSSLITDVRFSPSMARLATSSFDKTVRVWDADNPGYSLRTFTGHSAGVMSLDFHPNKEDLICSCDGDGEIRYWSINNGSCTRVFKGGTAQVRFQPRIGRYLAAAAENVVSILDVETQACRHSLKGHTKPIHSVCWDPSGELLASVSEDSVRVWTLRSGSEGDCLHELSSNGNKFHSCVFHPAYSSLLVIGCYQSLELWNMNENKTMTLTGHEGLIASLAVSGVAGLVASASHDKFVKLWK, from the exons ATGTCTCAGACCAACTGGGAAGCGGATAAAAT GTTAGATGTCTATATTCATGATTATTTAGTGAAAAGGGATCTAAAGGCTTCTGCTCAGGCCTTTCAAGCTGAAGGGAAAGTGTCATCTGACCCTGTTG CTATTGATGCTCCTGGTGGTTTTCTATTTGAATGGTGGTCTGTATTTTGGGACATATTCATCGCAAGGACCAATGAGAAGCACTCGGAAGTTGCTGCCTCTTATATCGAG ACACAAATAATGAAGGCAAGggagcagcagcaacaacaacagcaatcTCAACAGCCTCAACATCTGcagcagcaacagcaacaacagcagcagcagcagcaacaacaacaattgcAGATGCAGCAGATTTTATTGCAGAGgcagcaacagcagcagcagcagcagcaacaccaacagcagcaacagcagcagcagcagcagcagcagcaagcacagcagcaacaacagcgTAGAGATGGTAACCACCTCTTGAACGGCACAACTAATGGGATTGGTGGAAGCGACTCTCTCCTGAGACAGAATACTGGAACTGCAAATGCATTGGCTACAAAGATGTACGAGGAAAGATTAGACGATGCAGCTATGAAG CAAAGGTTTAGTGAGAATGTCAATCAGCTTTTAGATCCAAATCATGCATCTGTGCTGAAATCTGCAGCAGCAGCATCAGCTGGGCAGCCCTCAGG GCAAATGCTGCATGGTACTGCTGGTAGCATGTCCCCACAGGTTCAGGCACGTAGTCAGCAACTTCCAGGGTCTACACCA GACATAAAGACTGAAATCAATCCGATGCTTAATCCCCGAGCTGCAGGTCCCGAAGGTTCCTTGATTGGAATACCTG GATCAAATCAAGCTGGCAACAATTTGACTTTGAAAGGATGGCCCCTCACT GGCTATGATCAGCTGAGGTCGTCAGGGCTTCTCCAGCAGCCAAAGTCTTTTATGCAGGGTTCGCAGCCCTTCCATCAACTGCAAATGCTATCACCACAACACCAGCAACAACTTATCTTAGCACAGCAGAATTTGACTTCAACATCTGCTAACGACGTCGAAAGCAGAAGGCTACGGATGCTCCTTAGTAATCGGAACTCTAGTATGGGCAAGGATGGCCTTTCAAATTCTGTTGGTGATGTTGTCCCAAATATGAGTTCACCTTCACAGGGTCCTTGCCCTGTTTTGCCCCGTGGAGATCAAGATATTTTGCTTAAG TTGAGGATGGCCCAATttcagcagcagcagcagcaacaacaacaacagcataGTGGTAATCCACAGCAGTCGCAACAGCAGCAGCTTCCTCAGCACTCACTTTCTGGTCAGCAACCACAGAGTTCAAATCACAGTCTACAACAGGATAAAATTATGGGTAGTGGCACAGGAGATGGAAGCATGTCAAATTCTTTTCGTGGAAATGATCAG ACTGGGAGGAAAAGAAAACACCCTGTTTCATCTTCGGGACCCGCCAACAGCTCAGGAACTGCAAACACCGCTGGACCTTCCCCAAGTTCTGCTCCTTCAACGCCATCAACTCACACACCTGGAGATGTGATTTCAATGCCTGTCTTACAACATAGTGGAAGTTCTTCAAAGCCATTGATGATGTTTGGAGCAGATAATAATGGCACTCTCACGTCGCCATCAAATCAATTG TGGGATGACAAAGATTTTGTGCAGGCTGATATGGATCGTTTTGAGGTTGATGGTTCTCTTGAAGATAATGTTGAATCGTTTTTATCTCAAGACGAGGTGGACCCTCGAGATGCAGTTGGTCGTGGTATGGATGTTAGTAAAG TTGCAGGCTTCTCATTTAATGAAGTGAATGCTGTTCGGGCTAGTAGCAGTAAAGTTGTTTGTTGTCATTTCTCCTCTGATGGAAAATTGCTAGCTAGTGGTGGCCATGACAAAAAG GCTGTTTTATGGTATACTGATACcttaaaacaaaaaacaacACTTGAAGAGCACTCATCACTCATTACTGATGTTCGTTTCAGTCCAAGCATGGCAAGACTTGCAACATCTTCTTTTGACAAAACTGTCAGAGTTTGGGATGCGGACAAT CCGGGCTACTCACTTCGGACTTTCACTGGGCATTCTGCTGGTGTAATGTCACTTGACTTCCATCCTAATAAAGAAGATCTCATCTGTTCttgtgatggtgatggtgaaaTAAGATACTGGAGTATTAACAATGGTAGCTGCACAAGGGTGTTCAAG GGTGGGACGGCTCAGGTGAGATTCCAGCCTCGCATTGGTAGATATCTCGCTGCTGCTGCCGAGAACGTTGTATCAATACTTGATGTGGAGACACAAGCTTGTCGGCATTCGTTAAAG GGCCACACAAAACCAATCCATTCTGTCTGCTGGGATCCCTCAGGCGAGCTCCTGGCATCTGTTAGTGAAGACTCTGTCAGGGTTTGGACATTGAGATCGGGTAGTGAAGGTGACTGTCTACATGAGCTTAGTTCAAACGGCAACAAATTCCACTCGTGTGTTTTCCACCCTGCATACTCGTCATTGCTAGTTATCGGCTGTTACCAG TCTTTGGAGCTATGGAACATGAATGAGAACAAGACAATGACTCTCACAGGCCATGAAGGATTAATTGCTTCCTTGGCTGTATCGGGAGTCGCAGGTTTGGTTGCTTCAGCTAGTCATGACAAGTTTGTTAAGCTCTGGAAGTAA